Genomic window (Kogia breviceps isolate mKogBre1 chromosome 15, mKogBre1 haplotype 1, whole genome shotgun sequence):
GaggtttgaggtctccttttagagtgatgaaaatgttccaaaattgatTTCAATGATGGCTGCATAATATAGTGAAGAgccaaaacccactgaattgtgtatttttaaaaatgatgtatgTTATGTGCCTTAAATATCAATAAAGCtgtcaaaaacaaaaccaggaaaACCTCCAATGGTTTCTGGCCACAGAAGAACAAAATCCGAACTCCTAAATAGCCTACCAGAGGAATCGGCTCCTGCCTACCTCTTTGACCTGGGCCACTCCTCAAACACTTCCTTTCATTCACTCTGGccctctttctgtttctcagataCTCAGAGCTTGCTcttacctcaggacctttgcacttgctgttccctctgccaggacTGCTCTTTCTCTAGgtcttcacacagccaactcCCTTTCATCATCTCGATTTCactgaaatgtcacctcctcagagaggccttccctgactgccTCCTATGTAGCAGCCCCAGATCACTCTCTGTCATAGCCTGTTTTAAGTTTCTGCACAGcaccaactctctctctctctctctttctctctctctctgggtgtTTGTGTTATTTATTTGTCATCTGTCTTCTCACTAGGATGCAAGTTCCATGACGGCAGGGACCTGGTCTGCTTTCCCGGCTGCATCTCAGTGCCTGATGCAAGGTTGAGACAACATTTGTGAGGCAAGATGGAACTCAGGGCTTGTTCTCCTCGGCTGACCGAGGATCCTGTTCTAGGCCTTACCTCCAGAACATCAATATTCTCCTTCACCCGGATCTTGGCCGACTTGAGCTTCTCCCGCAGTTGTTTGTAGTATGTGGACGGAACAGCCAAAaactccatgcctctctctctcaAGTGGTGAATCTGTCTCAGAGCAGGGTCAAGGTCAGTCCTTCTCTCTCCATGCTCAACACTCCCAGCCAGGGGGAAGTGCTGGGCCAGGAGGGGGCAGGGTCCCTACTCCAGCTGCTCCAAACTGCCAGGATGCAGTGTGACCTcatccccttcctcctctggGCCTTGTGGGTCCCGATGGAAGAAGAGCAATCACTAACATTTATGGGACCTCACTACGTGCCTCTCTCGAGCACTTTCTATGCACTGTCTCATTATGTCGATGCAGTAATCTTTTGAGACATGTGGATGATTATTCTCCCCATTTCAtagctgggaaaactgaggcattgAGAGATTAAgtattgatatctattctcaaCATAGGAGCCAGAgggattttattattaaaatacaagTCAAATCACGTCACTCCTCTGCTTACCCAACGGTGGTGTCTCAGAGTCAAATTCAAAGTCCTCACCATCTGCCCCCACTCCTACCTTCTGACCGCATCTCCTACCCTTCTCTTCCTTGTTCATTCTGTtccagctgttcctttaaccttCCTCTACCCTAGCTGTCCCTTCTTCCTGGGGCGCTTTCCCCAGATTTCCattgctttctctctgtcttctgcaTTCTTAAATGTCTCCTTCTTAGCGCCAGGACTTTGGTGACCGCCTAATTTAAATATACaaagtcctgggacttccctggtggtccagtgggtaagactctgccctcctagtgcaggggcctgggttcgatccctggtcagggaactagatcccacacgccgcagctaagaagcccgcgcgccacaacgaagatcccgtgtgccgcaactaagacctggcacagccaaaatgaataaattaaatacatttttaaaaaaagaaaagaaaaaggaaaacttgaaattaaaaaaaaaaaaaagtccttcacCCTCCCTCGCCCATggccctgctttattttcttctagagCACTCACTGCCATCTAACGGAGctattttactaattttgtttTGTGCCTCCATAAGGGTAGGAACTGTTGTCTTGTTGGCTAATGTATCCCAAGTAcctgaaacagtgcctggcacgtagtaggtgctcaataaacatctattgcgtgaatgaatgaatgaatgaatgaatgaagttgcCGTGGACATGGTGAATTCTTGGTTGGGCCGGGACTGAATGGGACAGGCCAGGCTCTTGTCTGCTTGGTCGTACTGCCACATTGAGAACAGGTGGAACCCAGCCTCCCCAGGGGCTGGAGCCATAGACTCAGGACATTTAATTTGGATGAAAGGACCTCGTGGATCTTGTAGCTTAATATCCTCATTTTCAAGTTCAAGCCCAGAGAAGGGGTTGAATCCCCCAAAGACTCACAGTAAGTCACTGGCAGAACCAGGTCTAGAGCCCAGGCTTCGTGTTACTCTGGCGCTTGCTACTTCTGTAGCAGGGAGACCAAACCCTGTAGGGTGGGACTATGCCTGCTCATGAGTGCCACGAGCCAGTAAGGGAGCCCTGACAGCCGTCTGGGCTGACGAAGGGGACCCAGGACGGCCACTCGTCACCCCCTTCCCCGGCCTCTGACTCCGTTTTGCAGAGTTTGGCTCTGGAGCTGACTGGGAGGTGAATTAGGACCAGGAATGGGCTTCTAACCGCTGTGATGATGTCTTCGGTCTTGAGAGCGATGTGCTGGACCCCAGCGCCCCCGTTATAGTCCACGTATTCCTGTGGGAGGGAAGCAAGGAGACCATTGTCAGTGGCCCCGtcacccacacccctgcccctgcGAGAGCCCTCAAACCTCttccctgctttctttcttttttttttttaaatttttatttatttattcatttatttttggctgtgttgggtcttcgtttctgtgcgagggctttctctagctgcggcgagcgggggccactcttcacatcgcggtgcgcgggcctctcactgtcgcggcctctcttgttgcggagcacgggctccagatgcgcaggctcagtagttgtggcgcacgggccgagtcgccccgtggcatgtgggatcttcccggaccggggctcgaacccgtgtcccctgcatcggcaggcggattcttaaccgctgcgccaccaggaaagctctTCCCTGCTTTCTTCTACCCCAGCCAAGGCCCCTGGGGACCCGAGGGGGGCCCCACCTGGATCTGGGACTTCTTCCTGCCCGGCGCTGGCTCGTTAATGGGCATTTTGATGGACTCCTCGTAATTGGCCACCACGATGGACCGCAGAGAGCTGTACTCTGTGTGCACCTGCGTGTCATCCACGGACCAGAAACGGTGGAACTGCAGGTTCTTCAGGTACCTGTGGGGGGGTGGCCGGAAAGGCACAATGGCTCTGATGTGGGCCTGGgacccgccccccgcccctgctCCACCTTCCATAATGTGTTCCCTGAGCGGGCTCCAAAAAGGGTACCACCTTTCACATCACACACATCATAGCTTTGTACCTTTATTATGACAGTTTTCCTTCGGGTGCAAGTAAAGCATCTGATAACAAGATCTGTATACATGGCACCACTCCAACAGATGGAGGTGCTTTTGAGAAAGGGTACCTGCTTCTCATTTGCACACACGTGCTCTTTGGGCAGTGACAGCCTTCCTCCAAGCCTCCCCGGACTGTGACACCCCCTGTGCTGATTCCCCAAGGGTCCTCAGAGGGAGGGCCAGTGGATCCCTTTGGGCCTAAATCCTCTGGTCTCCATGGTGACCGTTTTTCGGGGAACAGATGAATCAGTGACCTCAGACtaacctgcccccaccccatgctCTATTTCCTGACAAGACCTGGGAGTGGGCCTGTCACAGGTGGGAAGGGCTTGGGCCAGGGACTCACCATTCTGAGGCAGACACCATCTCCTGATCAGGCTGGTTCCCCACAATGTGATCAATTATCTTGAGACTGCAGTtgggcctgggagaggggagcAGTTAGGGGGTGAGGAGAAGGCTACTCCCTAAATCtcttccttcccccagcccctccatAACAGTAACTACTCATTCTTCCATAGCACTTACTATAGACACTTTATTTGCATCAACTCACGCACTGTtactagctccattttacagatgaagagactgaggcttagagaaataaCTTGCCGAGGTTAAATagctaataagtgacagagctgggatttgaaccaaggCAGTTGGGTTCCAGCCCCTAGGCTCTTGGCCTCTATGCTGCCTCTTCAAGCCATCCTGGGGGATGCTCAGGGGCTCCCCAGCAGGGACCAAGATGCTCTGTCCCCTCTGCATGGAAGAGAGGGCACCCCACCTTTGCCCCAAGGGGCACTCACAGCTTGGAAAGTAGGGGGTCGACGAATGCTGGGGCCTCGAATCCAGGCAGGAACCAGCCGGTGTAGTTCATCTTCTCCACCAGGGTGTGTGTAGTATCCCCATACTGTGGGTGGCGAACAGCCTGAGGTCCCATCCCTGCTGAGACCAGGCTGCATTTCATGGTGCCAACACAGCCCTGGGTTCCAACCCAGACCTGGCCCTAACTCCAAGTGTgattttgggcaagtcacttcccctttcCAAAATGAATTGCAGTCTGAGATTTGGGAATTTGACAGTCTGTCTGCCCCACAGGACCAGAAGCTCTGCGGAGGCGGGGATGCCGTTTTGCTCATGATGCtctcctggcacatagtaggtgctcaattaaaaTGTGTTGCCTGAATGAAGAATGATGAGGACGTTGGATCTAATTATATGGAAGGGCCTTTTCAATCATTCTAACAATCTTTACGTTGTATGAAATCTTGAGGAGGAAGGACCTATGATTGTATCAGGTGCTAAACAGACTTGGTAATCTTTGCTGCGTGTCTGTGATATGCCAAGCGCTGTTGTTCTAAGTGCTATACACGaatcatctcatttgatcctttAAATGACCGTGGAGGAGTTATAGCTGAAGAAACAGGCACAGAACGGTTAATTAGCGTGTGGCAGATCACACAGGTGGACCACGCAGGTGGTAACTTGCTCACTTAAACGGAGtcgcagagaggtgaagtgatttgcccaaagtcacacagctcgagtggggcggggcttccctcccacctccctccccagaccCACCCATCTCCTTCCTTGCATCCCCATGCTATCAGCCCCcactggggaggaagggaagcccAGAGGCGTGACTGGTAGCCCTCCTCAGCCTCTGCACACCAGCCAAGAATACAGGAGATCAGGGTCCAGGGACAATGTCTGCACTTCGAGGCACAAGTGTGGGATGGTATAATGGAgtcgggggctggggaggggggtccTGGCATCTCAGTGGGTGCTGGCAGCAGGAGAGGTGGGGCACCGAGGTTAACTCACCGTCTGCAGCACAGCAAACTTCACCTTCCCAAACTTATCTTGCTCTACCCAGGGTTCCCGCACGATCTTGGCGCCTCGTTCCCGGGCTTTCTGCagaggagatggggtggggaggtggtcaGCGCTGGACCCTCAGTGCCGGACCCTTTGGCTGCCCCTGCTGGATCCCCTCTGCGTGGTCCTGCCGCAGCCTCCTCCATTTTTTCCAGGCCCAGGCAGGGACTCCAGCGAAGTTTACCTGTTGCCCTTGACACCCATGGCTCATGCCCATTTggcagatagggaaactgaggtccaggccCAGAGCCGGGGCTATTGAAGACAAACCAGGTGCGGGTGGGGGTCTGTCCTGCCTGTCCTGTGCTAACCCACTCTGTGGCCCTTCCCCCTCTCTAGTCCTCAGTTTCTTCGTCTGTAAAAAGGGTGGTTGGATAAGACAAATACAAGCTGacattttattgagcacctactctgtgtcaCACCCTCTGCCAGGTGCTTTACATGCATGAATCATGTATTTGATATTTAGCAAAACCTTATTACTGCATGTCTATGCTTATcacatgtcaggcactgttgtAAGTACTAGCCTCTTTCATCTGCACAGCAACATTACATGAAAGGCACTATTAGtgtctctattttatagatgaggacattgaggcacagagaatttaaGTCACttacctgaagtcacacagctaataagattGAGACCCAGCAGTCTGCCTATGGAATCTACACTCTGAGCGTCtaaactgcttctttttttttttttttttttttgtggtacgcgggcctctcccattgcggagcacaggctccggacgcgcaggctcagcggccgtggctcacgggcccagccgctccacggcacgtgggatcttccccgaccggggcacgaacccgcgtcccctgcatcggcaggcggactctcaaccactgcgccaccagggaagccctaaactgcaTCTTGAATACAGCGTTTGGTACAGTCATGCTCAAGAAATGATAATTGTGATCTTGTTTCCTCTTTGTAACAACTCAGTGAGGTAGgtggttatccccattttacagatgcagaaactgaggctcagacagaggTTGCGTGGCTGCTAAGGGGCAGAGTGTCACTGGAAGTCAGGCGTGTGTCAGCCAACACCTGGGCGCATCACTCCAGCGCGGCAGTGTCCTCCGGCCCTGACTGACGGGGGTCCCTGCCGCGGACGGAGAGCAGGCCGAGCCTCGCTGCTTCGCCTCCACGCCAGCCCAGGTGCGGCCTCACCTGCACAATGTGGTCACAGTCCTCCACCTCGAAGGCGATGTCCTTCACTCCGTCGCCATGTTTCACCAGGTGATCGCCCATCTCTGTGGCCGGCAGGGGAGGTGGGTGGCGCAGGAGTCACGGCCCCTCCCCTGCACTCTCCGCCTTCCGGACTTCATCTCCTTCTAGGCTGAGGCCCCTCCCGGAGCCCTGGTCCACCCCTGTGTCCCTAACCCCCACCCACAATACCACGTCTCCACTCCCTGGCACCCCGAACCCTCTGGGCCCCCCTCACCTTTGTTCCAGGGGTTGAGGGCAGAGGAGAAGATGAACACGATCTAAGACGTAGAGGAGAAGGGAGGCGTGGCTGGTGGCTCAGGCGAGCTTCTGGAGGTgcacccccggcccccggccctgcccaccagtgagATACCCCTGGTGGGACATTAGGACAAGACCCCTCTTCCCAGCCAGGCAGGACTGTTGACCCTGGGTTCCTGTCCTTTCTCAGCCTTAGCTTCCCCTCTGGTCCTGAGGGATGGGGGCTTCTCCCGCGCCAGACCCTCCTGGGGCCTTGGGGGGAGCTGCCGGTCAAGCCTTCCGGTGGGGAGAGCCCCACGGATCCATGGACCAGGGCACTGCTCAGATTTCCAGTCTGACGTCTGAGGCCTTTGCCAACTTTTCCTGAACATCGGTGAGACCAGCGTCGGGCCAGGCCGAGAAGTAGACCAAACCAAGAAGGTCCCTGTTGCATGTCGTACAAAGGTGCCGGTGGAGGGCCCAGGGGGGCTGACTCAGTGCACGCTCCGCTAACCCCACCGGGCAGCCTGGAAGAGCACCGGGCCGCCTGGAGGAAGGGCTTCCTGGCCTCCTGCACCCAGAGGTGCCAGAGCTGTCAGGGAGCTCAGAGAGCAGCAGGGAGAGAGATGGCGCTCCTGGGTGGGTGGGGTCCTGGGTGGAGCCTCACCTTTCCTTGCTTGATCACGTGGCTGACCATCTCGCGGGAACCCGTCTCCAGGCCCTTGTAGGCTAGGGGTTCAAAGCCCATCTTGCTGCAGTAGTACGACGCAGCCTGAGTCACAGAGTTGCAGACGGGCCCATGAGGGTCGAGGGGCCGGCCCCCTGTCCCCCCAGCCTATCTGCCCCGTTGCCCCAGGTGCCGAGATCCTCCTGGGAAGAAAGCCGGCTCCCTGGCCCACGCTGATCTCGGGTACGTTTCCCGCTGGGGTCCGCAGCCCTTATTGTGCAATTAGGATCCAAAGAGTGACTATCCGTCCTGGGACGCTCCCAACACTGGCCCTGAtcctcccctcccagggcccaATCACAGACCCAGCTGGAGGCCTGCCCTTGTCCTGGAGGCCCCCTTGCCTGCCCTCTGTCCACTCCCAGCACCTTGCCCAGTTTTTTACCTGCTTCGCGTTGCCAACCCAGAAGGTCACGGAGTGAAAGTGGAGAAATTGGCCTCTCTCAGGCTGCAGGAGAGAAGGGGCAAGGCTGAGTCCCTAGAAGTGGGTCTAGAAAAGTGCAAGTGGAGAGGTGTCCCCTAGCCACCTCCCTTGTCCCACCCTCAATCCCAGAACTGAGGAGAAGCCAACCCGCCCCACCCTGCTGCCCTGAAGCCTTCCAGGCCTCGAAAGAGGTTTCTTATGTAGAAATTGAGCTCCTGTGGGCTCAGGATTGGTGAGCCCCCCTCTCCCCCAGGAGGCCTACCCAAGTTTCACAGGGGGAAACAGCCTTATGCTACAGCAACACAGATTTAAGTTAGACCTTCGAAAGAACTTCCAGACAGGATTAAGAGATTGGCAGGAATTTAAGGAGAGGCAAAAGTTTTTCTTAGGAGGGCAAGGTTGAGTCCAGCTCAGTCTAGACGTGGCGGGGGAGGGCAGAGATGAACTTGAGTGTTCATCCAGAACGTCACATAACCGTTGTAGCTATTATTCCTCTTCTGCTCTTTGCTAACATCCCAGTCTCCCGGGGCCCTGACCCCACATTTCCCCTCCTGCTTACCTTCTCTCCTTTGTTGCTGTAAGTCGtctaaggagaaagaaaaggacagtAAGACATGGAAACTTGGACACAAGGTGCTTCTGGAAATCTCACTCCAGATCCATGCCGTTGGCAAAGGCTGCCATGGCTCCAGGCAGGCTCTTACCATGACTGATCTTGGTCACACTTCCTGCTGGGAAGACTGGGATGAGAGGCCAGCAGAGTGCTGGACAGAAATATTGAACACCCAGCAAGTCCCGCCCCTGGCCTCCTGGCCTTCCTGGGGGTGGGAGCTGATCCTGGAAGCTCCTAGGCCTGGAAGCCTCTGATCCAGCCACGGCTTCATAGGACAGGGTGATGCTGTCAGGCCTAGGGAGGGGGAGTGACTCGCCCAAGGCCACCAGCCActtgggggcagagcctgggccagAAGCCAAGGGCACATTCTTTCCAGGACCCTGGGCTGGGACTGCGATCTTTGCCCTCCAGAATCCAAAGCTGAGAAGCCAAGGCCAGCTTGGGTGCAGAGGTGGCTCCGGAATTCTTATTCAGGGAGAATTTGAGGGGGATTAGGGACTGGTCTTGAAGCCAGCCACTTGTTTGCATAGCAAGTGTACGGTTTGTATTTAGGTAAAAAGGTGGTATTCAATAGTGGTTAGAGGCATGGGTATGGGGGTTTGAATCCTGGAGGTCTACATACTATGTGACTGGGGAAAGTTACCAAActcctctaagcctcagtctcccatctgtaaaatgggaacaatagtaGTGTGGCAgggcattaaatgagataaacgtTAAGTTTTTGGAATagagtctggcacacagtaagatcTCTGTTAATGCTGGTTATGATTAGTTATGTTTCTTTGGGGCTGTGGGGGGTGATGACGGAGAACAGGGGAGCCTTGGCATAGCCACAGCCTGGGTGTTGGGAAAGAGGTTGTGACCCTACCCCTGGCCCAGAGTGATGGGAAGGGGGGGCTTACAGCCCTGGGAGGAGGAAGGCCTGGGTTCCTCCCCAGCATCCCCCATACCCGAATCCTCAAGGCTCACTTTCCTGGAAGATGGAGTGGTGACTGCTGGCCAGCTGTGGCATTTAGCTGTGGGTTCCAGGACAGCCCCCTGCCTCTAGCTCCACGTCAGTCCCAGAAACTCTGTTGCTGAGACATCTTCCTGGGGAACTGACTTCAACTGTCCTCATTGCCTGGAAACTCTTCCCAGACCCTAATGCTGGCATCTCAGCCAGGCCTGAACCAAGCCCTCCCTGCCTTCTTGCATTTTCACTCCCTAAATGTCCTGCATTAGccgtttctgttgttgttgtcttttgagagtaatatttattttgtcctaattataaataactcataggttttctttccagtttatttaaacccaaaacaaaagcagtttatgggacttccctggcagtccattggttaagacttgGCACTTCCACCGCAGAggccgtgggttcgatccctggtcggggaactagatgccacatgcatgCCACCACTGAGTCCATATACTGCAGCtaagaagcccacacgccacaactaaagatctgaggtgctgcaactaaagatcctgcgtgccgcacctgagacctggcacagccaaaataaataaataaatattgaaaaaagtattacactgtgtgtatatgtacacaccacattttcttcatccattcagccattgacgggcacttaggttgcttctatatcttggatattgtaaataatgctgcagtgaacatgggggtgcagatatcttttcgagttagtatttttgttttctttgatatatacccagaaggagagttgctggatcatagttctacttttaattttttgaggaatctccatattgttttccatagtggctgcaccaatctacattcccaccagcagtgcacaagggtttccttttctccacatccttgctaatgcttatgtcttgtctttttgatgatagccattctaacaggtgtgaggtgatagcttactgtggtcttgatttgcattttcctgacgATTACTGATGttctgcatcttttcatgtacctgtttgccatctgtacgtatgtcttctttggaagaatgtctagatcttctgcccatttttcaatccgattatttgtttttttgctagtgagttatgagttctttatattaaatatattttagatgttatccccttatcaaatatatgatttgaaaatatttcttctcactcagcaggttgccttttcattttgttgatggtttcctttgctgcgcagaaacttttttttttttttttttttttttttttttgtggtacgcgggcctctcactgttgtggcctctcccgttgcggagcacaggctccggacgcgcaggctcagcggccatggctcacgggctcagccgctccacggcatgtgggatcttcccggaccggggcacgaacccgtgtcccctgcattggcaggcggattctcaaccactgcgccaccagggaagccccagaaactttttagtttgatgctagtcccacttgtttatttttgcttttgcttttggtgtgagaagcctttttttttttttttaatacagaaaaacagataatCTTGGCAAGTTATGACCTCTAGGAGCATTCAATCCAACATTctcatttctcagatgagaaaaACTGACAAACAGCAAGAAGGTGCCTGACATTActcccctcttttcttcctccccttcctccctccctgcctcccgtgTCTTTCCCTCCCAACCAGGGAGTAGAGAGGGGCTTGTAGCAGGGAGgagccccccctccccaccctccttagCAAAACCTGCTAGGTCCCCTGGGCCACTCACAAGTTtctacctcctccaggaagccctctcagAACTCCCCAGCCCCAGGTCAGAGGTTCAGCTGCTTAGTTGCCATGGGTCAGCTTTAGTCAGCAACCCCTGCGGTGGGGCCCAGGACAATAAGAGAACTTTCCTTAGCCACCCAGTTAGTTAGCAACGGCAGAGGAAAACGAATGGGAATCAGGCTAACGAACTCACTCCAGAGCCCGTACTTTTCATCTCTGTCTTGCCTTCTAGACAAATGGGAGATATTGATCCCCCAGCtagacagatggggaaaccaaggctcggAGAGGGAACATACGTCCCTGGGGTTGTGGAGCTGGTAAGAACAGAGATCCAAGCTCTGGCCTATTTGCTTCTGAAGCTGGCTCCCCTTGCACCGGTCCAGacacctttttccttttctctgttttctgggcAAACCTGGAGGCAGGCGaggtgaccccacctcctcatccTGCCCCTGGTGGGCCAGCCTGCCCTCGGTGTCCACCTTGGTCTCCTGGGTCTAGGTTTCCAACCGAGAAAATGGGGGTGGAGGTGTCTCAGAGTGGCGCCCTCGGGCCAGAAGCTTCCGCGGCGGGAGGCGTCTCAGCGCAGCCCTCCTGTCCCGGCTGAGGAGGAGGACCTTGTCCCCTTGCTCTTGGCGGCCGACTCAAAGCCCCGCTCGCCGAAGCTGGCCTGGCCTGTGTCCTCGGCACAGAGTCCGTGTTTGCTGAATCAGGGAGGCATgtcggcagcagcagcagccttggaTGCCGAAGGCAAGTGTCCGGCTCAGCTGGCCAGGGCTGTCGTCTCCGTCCCTCCTACCCTCTGGACTTCGCTCCCCGAAACACTGTGGGTCTCAGTCACCCTCGGGATACACCCCTAGGTGCCGCCCCCAtctgtgggtgggggaggggggacctGCAGGACCCAGTCTTTGGAGCCCCCGTGTCCCCTCCCAGATGCTCCCTCTCAGGCTGGGCCCAGCTGGAGAAGAGGTTGGCAGCGGATGGGTATGGCTGTCTTGGCTCTCTGTTCCCGAGTGGCCGGTTTATGCCCCTCCTGAGCTAGGAGCTGGGTTCCAGAGGCCCTGCTCAAGGAGCCCGCTATTCAGGTGGGCTCTCTGACCCACCCTCCACTGTGCGCTGGTGTGTAGAACGGGGCGAACACAGCAGGCTTGAGGCTGCTATTTGTAGAAAGCCCTGCTTGCAGGGTTGGGCCTTGGATGGCATCGAGGAACTTGGGTCTCAGGAAGGTTCCCGCCGTCCCCAGAAATGGCAAGAGTCACTCACTGGGCCTAAACTGTACAAACTGTGGCTTCTGCTGAACACCTGCTTGTCTCCCGGGAGCCTGGGGGTTTGGTACGTGCTGTGCAGTGGGTGCCTTCGTGACCAGCCTCCGATGAAAACCCTGGAGCTTTAGGCTCAGGCACACTTGCCTGGTAAACACTTCATAACTCTTGCTGGAGGAAATAAGTGCACCCTGTGTGACCCCGCTGGGAGAAGAACCTGAGCACCCGGCCCCTGGTTGCCTCTGGCCCTCACCCACACTTCTTTTCCCTGGGCTGAGCTTGCTCCTT
Coding sequences:
- the HPD gene encoding 4-hydroxyphenylpyruvate dioxygenase, whose product is MTTYSNKGEKPERGQFLHFHSVTFWVGNAKQAASYYCSKMGFEPLAYKGLETGSREMVSHVIKQGKIVFIFSSALNPWNKEMGDHLVKHGDGVKDIAFEVEDCDHIVQKARERGAKIVREPWVEQDKFGKVKFAVLQTYGDTTHTLVEKMNYTGWFLPGFEAPAFVDPLLSKLPNCSLKIIDHIVGNQPDQEMVSASEWYLKNLQFHRFWSVDDTQVHTEYSSLRSIVVANYEESIKMPINEPAPGRKKSQIQEYVDYNGGAGVQHIALKTEDIITAIHHLRERGMEFLAVPSTYYKQLREKLKSAKIRVKENIDVLEELKILVDYDEKGYLLQIFTKPMQDRPTLFLEVIQRYNHQGFGAGNFNSLFKAFEEEQDLRGNLTDMETNGVGSGM